From Lolium perenne isolate Kyuss_39 chromosome 5, Kyuss_2.0, whole genome shotgun sequence, a single genomic window includes:
- the LOC127298792 gene encoding uncharacterized protein: protein MWRQSMEAQDREYFMHRIEEMEEDLEYGTFTKEMPAPMIVKYHDLLEKLWGWDKLLPKGDSVSWSDYSAYLNEYHSRNFDAVGSSIADLAQTCLNSEDELVSEWKIQMKSETLPIRKSIVLSCLIDQRVRSFIRKGCSSSHVSGAALLCIAKEADLTCQLLRRGADPVDDYLVNQGREIRMCALSLMNCTSDSSVAASGALLEAQMMCAWMSQNNKPLDFEDDPIPDEIIDSRIVRYRTFNVMINLLEESSAAAAGYKFDKGEPSSSRNGDGGDGDGVTAADGAANATVGGISDVLNSHYKKNTEGGEKTKKMRMEKEDLFEKLWGWERLLPLWVLLSGQTIAAILRSITTAMLLILLMVLLPTKILRIRKSPIMLTWVLLLPNLV from the exons ATGTGGCGCCAGAGCATGGAAGCACAGGATAGGGAGTATTTTATGCATCGCAtcgaagagatggaggaggatctGGAGTACGGTACGTTTACCAAGGAGATGCCGGCGCCAATGATTGTCAAGTACCATG ATCTCTTGGAAAAGTTATGGGGATGGGACAAACTGCTGCCAAAGGGGGATTCCGTGTCGTGGTCTGACTATAGCGCCTATCTTAACGAGTATCACTCTCGGAATTTTGATGCAGTTGGCAGCAGCATAGCTGATCTCGCTCAGACC TGTCTCAACAGTGAGGACGAGCTTGTGTCTGAGTGGAAGATCCAGATGAAATCTGAAACCTTGCCGATCAGGAAATCGATCGTCCTAAGTTGCCTCATCGACCAGCGTGTACGTTCATTCATCCGCAAAGGCTGCAGCTCTTCTCATGTTTCGGGTGCCGCTTTGTTG TGTATTGCGAAGGAGGCTGACCTGACGTGTCAGTTGTTGAGGCGTGGAGCTGATCCAGTCGATGATTACTTGGTCAACCAGGGCAGAGAGATACGCATGTGTGCCTTGAGCCTTATGAACTGCACTTCCGACAGCTCTGTTGCTGCCTCCGGCGCCTTGTTG GAGGCCCAAATGATGTGTGCGTGGATGAGTCAAAATAACAAGCCTCTTGATTTCGAAGATGATCCCATACCTGATGAGATTATTGACAGCCGCATAGTCCGGTACCGAACCTTTAATGTTATGATCAACTTACTAGAAGAGtcttctgctgctgctgctgggtaCAAGTTTGATAAGGGAGAACCTTCTTCCAGTAGaaatggtgatggtggtgatggggATGGCGTTACTGCTGCCGATGGAGCAGCAAACGCCACAGT GGGTGGCATTTCAGATGTATTAAATTCTCATTATAAAAAAAATACTGAAGGTGGTGAAAAGACTAAGAAGATGAGGATGGAAAAAG AAGATCTTTTCGAGAAACTATGGGGGTGGGAAAGGCTGCTACCACTGTGGGTTCTGTTAAGTGGACAGACTATCGCAGCTATCTTGAGGAGTATTACAACCGCAATGcttctgattttgttgatggtgCTCTTGCCAACCAAAATCCTGAGGATTCGCAAATCTCCAATAATGCTTACATGGGTGCTTCTCTTGCCAAATCT TGTCTGA